The Methanosarcina acetivorans C2A genome includes the window TTAATAAAAAAATCAAATTTTTTGTACGCTTTTGCAGAGTATACGCACACCCACTTCTTTTCAAAAGTTGTCTTAACTAAAAATAAAAAATTATTCATGCGTCTTCGGTTAAGTGAGGAATCGTGATAAATTGCCTCCATTCTCACAACAGTTGCCAATACTTTTAATGTGTTGTGGACTGGAACTGGGTATCGATTTCATGTAATAAGGCCAAAATTTAAGGCAGCCTTTTGGTGCAAAACCGATAGCTTTCAGGCAAAAAATTCCTTAACCGATGACCAATGAAAAATTATTTATCTTTTTGAAAACCCGTAAACAATCTTATATCCTAGATTCGGCAGGTAAACAAATATCTTAATATTATTAATTTTATATCTTTTTCCTGGTTTTCCCATGGCAGAAAAAGACAGCAGTAGAAGAGTTGAATCCTCCCTAAAACGTACAAGGTTCTTAGGTCACCTTGGTCTGATAGTTGGAGTGTTCCGAGAACTTGAGGTTGACAATCTGATCGATGAAAAACTTCCCAAAGAAAGGGATCATACTGTCCCTCACTCAGTCTGCATCCTTGCCATGTTGCTCAATGGTCTTGGTTTCGTAGGGCAACGTCTGTACCTGTTTCCTGATTTTTTTAAAAACATTTCTACGGAAAGGCTTTTCGGAGACGGTATAACAAGAGAGGATCTGAATCAATACGTTATCGGAGAGACTCTTGACAGAATCGTAAAATATGGCCCTACAAAACTGTTTACGGAAATTGCTCTTCACATCATGACTCATCTACCTATTCCTGTTCATTGTTTACACGCTGACACTACAAGTGTCAGCGTTTATGGGGATTATGATGACGAAGAAACTGAGTCTATTGACATTACTTTTGGAATTCCCAAAAACGGAAGATGGGACCTCAAACAATTTGTACTTAGCTTGATTGTTAATCAGCATGGGATACCTCTTTTCATGAACACACATTCAGGAAATTCTTCCGACAAAAACACAATTCTGGAAGCGATCCAGTCTCTCAAATCAGTTTTAAGACCTGAAAGCGAAGTTTACTACGTCGCTGATAGTTCCTTTTACACAGACAATAATATCAAGAACATGGGAAAGTCATTCTGGATCAGTCGTGTTCCCGCAACAATTACCGAGGCAAAGGAACTGCTAACTGCAAATCTGAACCTGAAAACGCTAAAAAGCGACGAAAGATACTCATTTTATCAAACCTTTGTGGAATATGGTGGAGTCAAACAAAAGTGGGTTTTGCTGCTTTCTCACAAGATGAAAGAGAAGAAAGAGCAAACTCTCAGGACGAAGCTTGAAAAAGAGGTTGAAAAAGCAGAGAAGTCTTTTAAAAAACTGAAAGGAGAGGACTTTTTTTGCGAAGAGGATGCATTAAAAGCTGCAGAAAAATGGATTCAAGATTTCCCTTCTGTCTCATTTGAAAAAGTAGATGTGAAATCCATTAAAAAACGTGAGTTGGGGAAAAGAGGCAGACCTTCAAAAGATGAGCAATTAAAGACTTATTGCAGGATTAATGGAATCATAAAGGTTAATGATGCTTTTGTTTTAAATGAAATGGATAAAATGGGACTTTTTATTCTTGCAAGTAATGATATCAATCTTTCTCCTGAGGATATGCTGAAGTATTACAAAGGGCAGGATAACGTGGAAAAAGGATTCAGATTCTTGAAAAGTAACACCTTTAGCATATCGAAAGTTTACCTCAAGAACAAAAAGAGAATTGAAGCGATGACTATGATAATGGTTCTCTGCTTAATGATTTATTCAATTGCAGAATGGAAATTAAGGACAAAATTAGAAGAAGAAAATGAAACGATTCCAGATCAAAAAGGGAAACCAACAAAAAGACCTACAATGAGATGGATATTTTTCAATTTTCAGGGAATTACAGAACTTATTTCTCAGAACAAAGGACAAATGAAGTCAGAAATATTGAATATGGAGGAGATTCACTGGAAGATACTGGGTCTAATGGGAGAGAAATATGAAAATATCTATCTCTAATTACGTTAACCTGCCGAATCTAGGTTATATGTTTTGCATTTACCCATGCGGTTATCGATAGGAAAATATAAGGTTTCAAAATATAGAATTGTCCACTGCCTATAATTGCTGAAATTTGGGAGAAATGTATAACATTATTTGACCCTGATAAAATGGTTGTTACATTCTCATAAAACGAAAGAAGATTATGAACATCGCTAGATAATGTATTAAAGGTCACTTCGCACGTAGGAGAAGTGCTTTCTGTCTGTACCGGCACATTTAACTTCATTGGTCTATCCCGCTTTCATACAAACGAGCTACTACCACTGGACTTCACTCCAAGAGCTGCGGGAATTGGGTGATGTGGAAGTCGTGGAGGAAAGAATCGTAAGGGATGGAAATATCTGGACCTCGGCAGGCATTTCTGCTGGCATTGATATGGTGCTCGCATTTGTTGAATACATGACTGACGAAAAAACGGCGGGCAAAATTCAGCTCGGTGCCGAATACTATCCGTCCGGCAGGTCATACGGTATGATGCACCAGATCCCGCAGGCTCCTGAATATTTGAAGAAAAGGGACTGAATGTCCCTCAAAATTTTTCAAAAACCTTACTTCCATGTTACTTCAAGAGGCTTCCTGCGAGGGATTCCGTATACTTTGTATTTCGGGTTGCCAAACATCATTGCATAGGCAAACTTCCTTCCTGCTGGCAGGTCGAGTTCTTTCTGGAGAGGTTCATAGAACATGGAAGCCGCTGTAACAAAGCCAGCCCAGCATGTCCCTATCCCGAAAGCCGGTGCAGCGAGATCAAAATGGGTGAAGGCAATGATGGCATCTACAGGTGCAATGGGACTTTCCTCTGGAATGTGGGCGAAGAGCAGGTGCGGAGCACCCCGACAGATGACGTCGTATCCCTGCTCCCATGCAGAAATAAGCGCAGGTACGTAACCGCTCATCGGGTGGGGGGTGTTCAGGAGGGTTCTCATCCATTCAATAGTGAGTTCGGCAATTTTCCTCACTTTTTCAGGGTTATGGACAACGAGCCACTGCACCGGCTGGGCATTGGTTCCGGACGCAGCGTAGCGGGCAATATCAAGGACTTCAAGGATTTTCTCCTTTGGCACAGGCTCTCCGGTAAAATGCCGAACTGATCTGCGTTTCTTGAGGTAAAATGCTATGTCCTCTGGAGAGATAGTACCTGCACCAGTTGGCAGGGGAACTTTCTCATCGGGGCGGAGGTTAAGAACGAGAGCCTCAGAAGGGCAGAAAGCCTCACAGTGCCCGCAATAGAGGCAGTGTAAAATGTTTTCGTCCTGCACTTGTGGAAGATGAGTCTCATCAACTGGATCGATGATACCTGAAGGGCATACCTTTACACAAATACCGCACCGTGTGCAAAGATCTTGATTAACAACAATGTGAGTCATAAGTATCAAAACCTGTTAAGGGCAGATACGTAATCAGCCCCTTTTAAGGCAGATATGTAATCGGTAGTATTTAGTTACTTGTCTTTATTTCTCTACCTGTGAAGCTCTATTCTTCATTCAATTACCTGATGGGTAAAGAAATAAAGGTTACATATTTGCCTGTCATAAAGAAAAAGGATCTTAAATCCTGGCTTCCTGCGCTTTTTATCCCCAAATTTTTTCACTGATTCCAAGTTTTTATACCGTCCCCTCTTTGATTATCACATTATTCTTGCGTTAAGATTCCAGAGCATCTACTTCTGCCAGGAATTCAAGAGCGGGCTTGAGAAGCAAATTTATGTCTTGCGATATGGAACAGATGGTCTCCTTCAATCAGGACCAGCTTTGCACCGGGAATCCCTTGCGCCAGCTCTCGGGTGATCTTCATGGATACAACCTGATACTTTGTGCCATTTATTATAAGAGTGGGTGCTTTGACCTGGCTCAGCAACTTCCTGCCATCAAAATTAAGGGCTGCCAAACTTTGCCGGGTGAAGGATTCAAGTGTTGGCGGATATTGCTGCTGGAAAAGGAACTCAGCGCCCTTCTTCATCTGCTTTTTGCCTCCAGGCAGTTTCCACATGAGACCCCAGATTAAATTCCTCGGGAAAGGAACCCAGTGGAATGCTGAATGAAGCACCAGACTTTTGACATGCTCAGGATATTTTGTAGCAAGCAACAGGGCTATGCAGGAACCCATGGGAAAGCCACTGGAATGAGCTCGTTTTATTTCCAGCAAATCTAAAAGCCCGATTAAGTCTTACTGCCATCATTTCAATAGAGTAAGGGATATCCGGCTTGTCAGTCCTTCCGACACCCCGGTTGTCGAAGGCAATTACCTTATATTTTTGGGCATATCTGTCTAGGTAACTGGTTTTTCCCTCCCCCTGAGTTATTACCTAACTTTGACAGTGAAATAAAAATAAGTGCTCTTTGTTTTGATTCATTCGATCAAATGAAAATTAATACAAAACAGAGAACATTCCCTACAATTCCTAACAAAAATATATGTATTTCTATTGGAACACTGCTTGCCGTCTGATTCTACTACGAAAAGCTTCATTTCTGTGATATTTTTAACAAGCATAAAAGTAAAGGTCTTGATCTCAATAGTTTACTGATTGGTTTGTTAAGTTACAAACTGACTGAGAATTTCAGTATTAAAGAAGCTGGCAAATGGTTAAACCAAAAAGAAATTCTCAATATCTTAAATCTTAAGCGCTTTCATGAAAGAGCCCTTTACAGGGTTCTTATAAATCTTAGGTTATAATTTCCTTTTCCCAAATAATCATCGAAGACAATTCTCATGCTTTCCTCAGTGAAATATCCCGTGCTGCAGCCCAGCTCGACGGCCCTTCCCAGGCCTCGCTTCTGGCTGAGCCTGTCACGGGCTGACTGTCGCAGGGTTGTACACATCAGGTTATCATTGCCTCGTCGTGCTGGTACGCTATTGCGCCCCCGAACTTTTCGCTGTTTTCCGACATACCACGCTCCATGCTCATCCTTCTGAGTCCGATTTTTTCCATTACCTGACGGCCGCATATGCAAAGGAAAGCAGGCTGTTGACCGGCTTGCCCTCGTTTTTCCCGCGCAGGTAAGCCGTCCGGTAATCCCCGCCGGTCATCTTTTGCCGCAAGGTGAAGCCTCTCTCGCTGAGGAACGCTTCGAGAGCCACCTCATCGACGCCGAACAGGAAGGGCTCACCTGCGTCCGTCACGGCTTTTTGCCAGTTCCGGCCGGCTTCCTGCTCGCAGGTGCCGTCAACCAACGATGCAGGGATGTAATCGAAGACCATTGCACTGCCCCTGCCTGAGCTATGCGCGATGAAGGCAAGCACCTTGTCTACTGCTGTTGGAGGGAGGTAATAGACAAGCCCTTCCAGGAGGAACAGCGTCTTCCGGGAAGTGTCATATCCGCTCTCAGCGAGCCTCTGACCCAGATCATCGACGGCGAGGTCTGCAGGGACGTAGGTGACGTGACCCGGCAGCACGCCGAAGATCTCCCGGACCTTGTCTGTCTTTAGCTTTTGGGTGGTCGGGACATCGACCTCGAAGACACGGACGCGCTCTAGCCCTTCGATCCGGTAAGCGCGGGAATCGTACCCGGCGCCCAGCACCACGAGCTGCTCCAGGCCATCGGTGATCGATGCTTTCACGACGTCGTCGAAGTACCTCGCCCGGACTAGGCAGGAGACACCGACACCCGGGACTAGGCGCTCGGACTGCTCCAACATCGCCCGCGCCTCGGCTGTATGGCTGCTATAGTACTCCATGGTTTCCCGACTGATGAAGTAGAAGGCGTAAGGATCGTAATAGATGCGCTCCTCCTCAGGCTTCCGGGATTCCATCGCCCTGATGATGGCAAGGGTCTCCGCAGTTTTACTCGGGTCCCTGCCTCTGCTATCGTTTTCGCGTGTCTCTTTTCTATTGTTTGTTTGCTGCATATCCAGCCCTCCTTACTATCTGATCGCAAGGAACAGTCATCGATTAATCTTCGCCGTGGATCTCGTAGTACATATTGATATCTTTTACTTTTACAGTTGGCATGTCTTCTCGCCTCGATCACTCTTTCATTCCCAATCATTTTTCATTTATGATCACTTTTTGATGATATTTCCAATAGCATCCGCTATCCAGATACAGGCACATTCTTTTGCTCTTTTCTAGCTTTAGAAAGAATAGAATCAGTATTTATCGAGCGCTGTTGCCTAAGCCCATTTCATCGGAAACTGGACGATTATCGAGAGCGTTGCCGATAAAGAGGAGGAAATCCTTTACAAACTGATCATAGCTGATCCCTCCGATTTCCAGAATTTTTTTCCAATTAGGGTCCAGACAGATGATGCTGTTGCACATAAGGTTCATGATAAAAGCCATTTCAAACGGATCAATATCGTTTCTTATTGTCCCGTCTTCCATTCCTTCCTTAAGCACATCGCGGTTCAGTAAAAGGTCTTCTTTTATCTGCTCCATGACCGCCTTCATATCTTCGTTTTCTTTTTTCCTGAACAGCTTCGGTCCAATGGCACAGATCATCCGATAATATTCCTGATTTTCCTGGACGAATTCGAAGTATTTTTTTCCTATCAACCTATGTTTTTCCCGGCCAGATATTTCCAGCTCTATGCACTCTACCAAAATTTCATGCATTTTACGCATCTTGCGTAGAGTGATGGCAAAAAACAGAGCGTCTTTGTTTTTAAAGTAAAGGTAAAGCGTACCTTTGCCAAGTTCTACCTCTTTTGCTATCTCTTCCATGGGGACGCTGTCGAAGCTCCTGGAGAAAAACAGCTTCTCAGCGGCATCGATGATAGCATTCTTTCTCTGTTCCTTTTCTCTTTCTTTTCTGTCAGCGGTTGCCATTATCTTCACCGTTATGACCTATAACTATAATATGACTATTGGTCATTGTATGAATGAGAGTCAAACAATATAAGGTTTCTGTTTTATCCCAATCAGTCATGCTGAAGCTGAAAAAGCCTGGACAGTATAATTGTAGTCCTTCTCAGGAGGGCGGACTGTTATAGAAAACGCATTGTGTCTGTTGAGATCTTCAGTTTGGTATTTTCTAATGAATAAAAATAGGTGTTGATCATATCCCTTTTCTAAAAAGGGAAGGATTTACCCTGAGTTAACTTCATGACTCTAAATGTAAAACTTTTGATTGAAGTATGTTTCTCTTACAGACTTTGCTTTCTCTTGAGCTCATTTTTCCAGTCCCGTCTTCCATATCAATGTCAGATTGAACCCCTTTGTATTATAAGGAGCCACCTGTGAAAGGTCTGTTCATGGGTGAGGGTTGTCGCAAGGAAAATCAAAACCGTCGGCGCACGATTCGATATCTTTTGAACCGATGCATTTAATCACTTTACATGATCCTGACTTACGCGGACGGGTAAGGGGCACAACCGTTTTCTCTTCAACATCCTTTACAAAAAGTTTTCTTCCGTTGGGATAACAGTGCTGCGTTCTTCCGTTAGCTTCCGATGAGAGGGGTAACTTTTGTCATGGTGATTTGCTTCATCTTAAAATCTTACTGCCATGTCACCTCAAAGGGTTTCCTGCGGGGAATCCCATAGGCCTTGTACTGAGGGTAGCCAAACATCATCGTGTAGCTACATTTCCGTCCAGCAGGCAGATCAAGTTCTTTCTGGAGGAGACTTTTTATTATTTTCTGGTTTTTCGTTTTCCCTCTATATCGTGCAAAACAATAAAATTTTAATTATATTGATATATTTTTTCTATTTATGGGAAAAGGAAACATTGCAATAGATAAATCAATGATAAAAACGATAGTTGACGGCAAAATAATAATTCCTTTGCCAAAAGTTTTGGTTGGAAATCGATACTATCCTATGTTCTCTATATTCTCCCCTACTCAGTGTGATAGTTGTGGAAGTAAATTACATGTTAACTCTCATCACACTCGTTTTATTATATCACGTTACGGCACTATATCTCTCAATGTTACATACTGGCTTTGTCCCACTTGTAAGAAACATTATCATGATCGGGTTATTGGTGTTCAGGGTTCTGCAAATTACAGTTCTGAATATTATGATACACAAATAAATGGTAACTATTCAGCCACCGATAAAAAAGTATGTTTTTTGAGCAATGCCGTAATTCTCAGGCTAATAGCGGCGCTCCATTGAGCGCCGCTAGAATAGCATCCATGACATTGAGTTCATTCTTTTTAATTGATGATATGTAAGCCCTAATTCTGCAGAAAGCTACCGCTCCTTCTATACTTCTGAAAGTTCCTGATATTTTCTGTTGTAGCTTCATCATCCTGATATCTCTTTCCGCTTGATTGTTGTCAAACGAAACTCTCAGGTTATTGAGGAATCGCAGAATCTGTTCCTTGTGTAGTATGAACCTATCAAGGAGATTCTTTGCTTTTGTTTGTGCTTTTCTTCCTCTCTTTTTCACCTGTTCTTTTAAGGGATCAGGCGGTGGATTTTCTTCAATTCCTCCCTGCATTATTGCATCGTATATTCCCTCGAGTTCCCTTACTTTTTCTGGATCTATTGGAATTTCCATCTCCCTACATTCATCAGTATACTTTTTCATCTCACTGAGTAGTTCATTTATCTCTTTAGCCCATTGCTGCTCAAAATTCTCTTCAATCCCGGTAAGTTCCCGTTTAAGATGAGCGTTGCACAGAGCATGTTCACATTCATACTTGTTATATGAAGCAAATCCATCATGAACTGCTACCCCATTGTATTGCAGAAGAAATCCCAGAGCATCCATTGCTTCTGTCCCTCTTTTTGGATGTGGGAAATAGTAGGTCCATAAATTGTTTGAGACAACATGAAGCCACCATTTCGTCCCTAAAACTCTCATCCCTGTCTCATCACAATGAGCAGTATGAGACGCTAATAGATGTTTCATAGCAGCTTCTTCAAAAGGTTGCAGGTTCTGAAAACATTCTATTTCCGCCCTTTTTATGGTAGCAGGGCTGATACGTACGCCGTAGAAGTCCTCTACCAAATCACAAATCCTTTCATATGGAATAAATTGATAGTTCCTCAAATACAGAATTGAGGCTAAAAGACGAGGACCATATTGAATAGGGAATTTTATAGACTCTGGAAAAGAACCTTTGTTAACTTTCCCGCAGTGAGGACACTTCTTGATTTCACAACGATGTTCAGTAAATATGATTTGGGCAGGAGGAATTTCAGCTTCTTGCCTACGTTCATAGTCCTGAACTTCAGTATCTTCAAGATGATGACCACAATGATCGCAGTATTCCGGCGAATGGTATTTTATCTAATCAGGGTTTTCAACCAGTTTAAGAGTTTTTCCAGGATGACCTTTTTGACCACCGGCTTTTTTGCCGCTACTCTTACGGAGACTCTTAGGTTTTGGTTTTTCGTTACAAAAAACATCAGTAGAAGGAGGTTTACTGCTATTTTGGCTGTTTTGATTCAAACGAGCCTCTAAAATTCTTACACGTTCTTCAAGTTCAGCAATCTGAGAAGCTTGTTTCTCTATGATATACTCAAGTCTCTGGATTACAGCAATAACTGCTTCAGGACCAGCTTCATAAATTTCAAGGATCTCTTCACGTGTAAGCATGATAACGAAATGAAATAGTATTCAATTTATATCCAATTTTTCCTCGAAACGAGGAAAAATTGCTTTTACGAAGGTATAGATGAATAGTTACAATAAATGTCAGATACGATGGACGATGCAGTCTGCACAATTCTCGGCGAATTGGGGAAACATATACAGAAGGAGTAATAAATGTCTGTGGAAGAGCTCCTTGTCCCACTTCATTGTGGTTATATGAACAGAAACTAGCAAAACTTTCAAAGCAAGAACTTTTGAACCAAGGAGTTAGCTTTGAAGAAACATTGTATGTTGATGGGAATTGGATCAAGAATGGATGGAAAAAAAAGCTTGAAGAATTTATTGGAACGAAACTCACAAAGAAAGAATGGAAAAAAATGCGATATAAATCTGTTTACGTTGTTGCTACCAAAGAGAAGGTCATTTTAGATTTTGAAGTAACTGAGAGGTTACCAACAATTGAGGCTCTGATGCCTCTTTTCATACGAATAAAGAACCGATTTCCTGAAGATAAAATCAAAAAGATTGTTTCTGATGAGGATAAAGCGATCATTGGAGCCGTAAAAATGGTCTTTCCTGAAGTGACTCATTCTTTTTGTGTGTTTCATCAATTAAAAAACGTTAGTAAGAGGTATTATGAGGAATTCAGTTCTGTTGAAGAGATTCCAGATAACGATAAGATTACCTACAATGAGATATCTCAATTGATACTTTCTGATACGGTTATCAGTGCTGTTGCGCATATTCAGAAGATACGAGAATTTAACTCTGATCTTGAACTTTCTGAAGCGTCTCATAAAGCGATTTCTTATGCCGAAGAGATTTTCAGCAAGAATGTGAGCTTCTTGAAAAAAGGTTTTACACCTGAGACAGATAATACAATGGAACAAATATTTTCTTTGATATGTGATATAGTAGACAAAGTAAGGTCATTCAAAACCGATAATGGACTAACTAATTTTTGTTACAATCTATTTACTTTTTTCAACAAACGGTGTTTCAGCACTGGAAAATGGAAAGGTTTCTCACCTTTAATGAGAGCAAGATTCCAATATGGATAATGCTAGAATTGGAGAATAATTAGTTCTTAAACTTGATGGCTTATAGCTGTAGCTGTCGGAAATTCCCACAAAAATAGTTCCACAATTTGGAAAATTTTGGTGAATGCTTGTGTAAATGAATCAACATTTTTAAATGAGTGAATTGATTTGCTCAAATTGGGATGAAATTTTGTGGTTGTCTTGAAATTGAAGAAAAACCAGAAAAAATTAAAAAGACTCTTCTGGAGAGGTTCATAGGAGGCAGCCGCCATCGCAACAAAACCTGCCCAGCGCGTACCGATACCAAATGCCGGTGCAGCGATATCGAAATGGGTGAGGACGATTATGGCATCGACAGGTGCAACCGGATTCTCTTTTGGTATATGGGCTAAGAGCAGGTGCGGAGCGGCCCGGCAGATGATATCGTGTCCCTGTTCCCACACCGAAATAATGGTCGGCGCTAAGCCGCTCATGGGATGGGCAGTATCCAGTAGGCTCTTCATCCATTCGATAGTTATTCCGGCAATTCTTCTGACTTTCTTCGGATCATGGACAACCAGCCGCTGATCTGGCTGGCTGTTGCCTCCCCTGCGAATAAATGTACTTAGAGCCTATCCGAAAAGTCAACAATGGCATTTCTTAAAAGTTGTAACAGGTCATAATATTCGAATATCCTTTCGGTTGTTAACATTACCTGATGATAGTTACAACAGGTCATGAGACTTTTCGGATAGGCTCTAAATCAGAGGTTTTAAAGTACTTCCCCACAGATGAGTGGTAGAGCGTACGTTTGCATGGCTGTGAAGATATTGACGTTTGAGTAAAGATTATGAAGGATTGACAGAATCAAGTCAAGTATTGATATATCTGCGATGATTCATATAAAGATTCGGCGACTGGGTCGTTTAACCTGTAAGAGTATAAGAAATATGATATTCAGACAGGCTCTAAGAGCCCTCTGAAAAGCCAATAATGGCATGCTGTAATAGTTCCAGTGGGTCACAACACTTTTCGGATAGGTTTATAAGTGACTGTAATTAAAGTCTAAGCCATGTATTAAATTTGCACTAGGTTCTGGTTTAAGGAGAATTGGAGTTTGGATAAACAATATGACATTACAATCATCGGTGCCGGTCCTGCTGGCAGTATGAGTGCATATAACCTTGCTAAGCACTTTAAGGTGCTTATTGTAGAAGCACATGGTTTACCACGCAATAAATCCTGTTCTGGAATCCTGATAAAAAAGTCAGTAGATATACTTGAGAAATATTTTGATAATATCCCTGATAATGTCAAATGCACTCCCTATGAGACTAATGGAATTACTATTATTGATGAATATATGGTGCCACGAGACTTTCCAGATAAAGGTTTAAACATTTTAAGAGATAAATTTGATTATTGGCTAGTACAACATGCAATTAAGGCAGGAGCAGATCTTATAGATCATTCAAGGGTTGTAAAATTGGATGAGAATGAAAATGGAGTTACATTAACAATAAAAAGCGATAGCGTTTACAAAATTAACTCTAAAATTGTAATTGCATGTGACGGAGTCAGCGGAACTTCAAGGATAATGACAAATACGCCAAAGCAAAATAAGTTGGTTACATATCAAAAATACTACAACGCAAGGGCTTCTATTGATAGATCAAAGTTTTATGCTTATATTTCAAAGAATTTCTCAGAATACGATTCATGGATAAACACCAAAAATAACCATATTGTTGTAGGTACGATAGCGAAAACATTGACTAAATCAAAATATTTTCACAACCAATTTATTTCGTTTCTAAGAAAAGAAATTAATTTTGAAATAATCAAAGAAATCAAAGATGAATCATGGTATATACCGTTAGTTATACCCTG containing:
- a CDS encoding IS1634 family transposase; the protein is MAEKDSSRRVESSLKRTRFLGHLGLIVGVFRELEVDNLIDEKLPKERDHTVPHSVCILAMLLNGLGFVGQRLYLFPDFFKNISTERLFGDGITREDLNQYVIGETLDRIVKYGPTKLFTEIALHIMTHLPIPVHCLHADTTSVSVYGDYDDEETESIDITFGIPKNGRWDLKQFVLSLIVNQHGIPLFMNTHSGNSSDKNTILEAIQSLKSVLRPESEVYYVADSSFYTDNNIKNMGKSFWISRVPATITEAKELLTANLNLKTLKSDERYSFYQTFVEYGGVKQKWVLLLSHKMKEKKEQTLRTKLEKEVEKAEKSFKKLKGEDFFCEEDALKAAEKWIQDFPSVSFEKVDVKSIKKRELGKRGRPSKDEQLKTYCRINGIIKVNDAFVLNEMDKMGLFILASNDINLSPEDMLKYYKGQDNVEKGFRFLKSNTFSISKVYLKNKKRIEAMTMIMVLCLMIYSIAEWKLRTKLEEENETIPDQKGKPTKRPTMRWIFFNFQGITELISQNKGQMKSEILNMEEIHWKILGLMGEKYENIYL
- a CDS encoding nitroreductase family protein; the protein is MTHIVVNQDLCTRCGICVKVCPSGIIDPVDETHLPQVQDENILHCLYCGHCEAFCPSEALVLNLRPDEKVPLPTGAGTISPEDIAFYLKKRRSVRHFTGEPVPKEKILEVLDIARYAASGTNAQPVQWLVVHNPEKVRKIAELTIEWMRTLLNTPHPMSGYVPALISAWEQGYDVICRGAPHLLFAHIPEESPIAPVDAIIAFTHFDLAAPAFGIGTCWAGFVTAASMFYEPLQKELDLPAGRKFAYAMMFGNPKYKVYGIPRRKPLEVTWK
- a CDS encoding alpha/beta fold hydrolase — translated: MLEIKRAHSSGFPMGSCIALLLATKYPEHVKSLVLHSAFHWVPFPRNLIWGLMWKLPGGKKQMKKGAEFLFQQQYPPTLESFTRQSLAALNFDGRKLLSQVKAPTLIINGTKYQVVSMKITRELAQGIPGAKLVLIEGDHLFHIARHKFASQARS
- a CDS encoding SAM-dependent methyltransferase, yielding MQQTNNRKETRENDSRGRDPSKTAETLAIIRAMESRKPEEERIYYDPYAFYFISRETMEYYSSHTAEARAMLEQSERLVPGVGVSCLVRARYFDDVVKASITDGLEQLVVLGAGYDSRAYRIEGLERVRVFEVDVPTTQKLKTDKVREIFGVLPGHVTYVPADLAVDDLGQRLAESGYDTSRKTLFLLEGLVYYLPPTAVDKVLAFIAHSSGRGSAMVFDYIPASLVDGTCEQEAGRNWQKAVTDAGEPFLFGVDEVALEAFLSERGFTLRQKMTGGDYRTAYLRGKNEGKPVNSLLSFAYAAVR
- a CDS encoding TetR/AcrR family transcriptional regulator; translated protein: MATADRKEREKEQRKNAIIDAAEKLFFSRSFDSVPMEEIAKEVELGKGTLYLYFKNKDALFFAITLRKMRKMHEILVECIELEISGREKHRLIGKKYFEFVQENQEYYRMICAIGPKLFRKKENEDMKAVMEQIKEDLLLNRDVLKEGMEDGTIRNDIDPFEMAFIMNLMCNSIICLDPNWKKILEIGGISYDQFVKDFLLFIGNALDNRPVSDEMGLGNSAR
- a CDS encoding transposase, producing MNQGVSFEETLYVDGNWIKNGWKKKLEEFIGTKLTKKEWKKMRYKSVYVVATKEKVILDFEVTERLPTIEALMPLFIRIKNRFPEDKIKKIVSDEDKAIIGAVKMVFPEVTHSFCVFHQLKNVSKRYYEEFSSVEEIPDNDKITYNEISQLILSDTVISAVAHIQKIREFNSDLELSEASHKAISYAEEIFSKNVSFLKKGFTPETDNTMEQIFSLICDIVDKVRSFKTDNGLTNFCYNLFTFFNKRCFSTGKWKGFSPLMRARFQYG
- a CDS encoding NAD(P)/FAD-dependent oxidoreductase yields the protein MDKQYDITIIGAGPAGSMSAYNLAKHFKVLIVEAHGLPRNKSCSGILIKKSVDILEKYFDNIPDNVKCTPYETNGITIIDEYMVPRDFPDKGLNILRDKFDYWLVQHAIKAGADLIDHSRVVKLDENENGVTLTIKSDSVYKINSKIVIACDGVSGTSRIMTNTPKQNKLVTYQKYYNARASIDRSKFYAYISKNFSEYDSWINTKNNHIVVGTIAKTLTKSKYFHNQFISFLRKEINFEIIKEIKDESWYIPLVIP